In one Canis lupus dingo isolate Sandy chromosome 16, ASM325472v2, whole genome shotgun sequence genomic region, the following are encoded:
- the GIMAP1 gene encoding GTPase IMAP family member 1 translates to MGGRKMARDEENAYGREDGDDAPPAREPRLGLILVGRTGAGKSATGNSILGHRSFPSRLAAAPVTRTCALGSRRWAGWRVEVTDTPDLFSAEGRRADRGCAERGRCYLLSAPGPHALLLVTQLGRFTAQDEQAVRGVRELFGPGVLARAVVVFTRREDLAGASPHDYVRATDNRALRALVAECGGRVCALDNRAEGAEREAQAGELLALAARLAREHADAPFTNDVYRLAVELRGSAPDGGLRRVCERLAAGGPGRGRRGRGRWRRVLVLLGGALLLGLLLCRLRSPALQEISPD, encoded by the exons ATGGGAGGACGGAAGATggcaagagatgaagaaaatgccTATG GTCGCGAGGACGGGGACGACGCGCCCCCCGCACGCGAGCCCCGGCTCGGGCTAATCCTGGTCGGCAGGACCGGCGCGGGCAAGAGCGCCACGGGCAACAGCATCCTGGGCCACAGGAGCTTCCCGTCCAGGCTCGCCGCCGCCCCGGTGACCAGGACGTGCGCCCTGGGGAGCCGCCGCTGGGCCGGCTGGCGCGTGGAGGTCACCGACACCCCGGACCTCTTCAGCGCCGAGGGCCGCCGCGCCGACCGGGGCTGCGCCGAGCGGGGCCGCTGCTACCTGCTGTCGGCGCCCGGGCCGCACGCGCTGCTGCTGGTCACCCAGCTGGGCCGCTTCACCGCCCAGGACGAGCAGGCGGTGCGCGGCGTCCGCGAGCTGTTCGGGCCCGGCGTGCTGGCGCGGGCCGTCGTGGTCTTCACCCGCCGCGAGGACCTGGCGGGGGCCTCGCCTCACGACTACGTGCGCGCCACCGACAACCGCGCGCTGCGGGCCCTGGTGGCCGAGTGCGGCGGCCGCGTGTGCGCGCTGGACAACCGGGCAGAGGGCGCCGAGCGCGAGGCGCAGGCGGGGGAGCTGCTGGCGCTGGCGGCGCGGCTGGCGCGGGAGCACGCGGACGCGCCGTTCACCAACGACGTGTACCGCCTGGCGGTGGAGCTGCGCGGCTCGGCCCCGGACGGCGGGCTCCGGCGGGTGTGCGAGCGGCTGGCGgccggcggcccggggcgggggcggcgggggcgggggcggtggcgGCGGGTGCTCGTGCTGCTGGGGGGCGCGCTGCTGCTCGGCCTGCTGCTCTGCCGCCTGCGGTCCCCGGCCTTGCAGGAGATCAGTCCGGACTGA